In Pseudoduganella albidiflava, a single window of DNA contains:
- the yaaA gene encoding peroxide stress protein YaaA, with amino-acid sequence MLIVLSPAKSLDLDTPPTTDIATRPAFLDHSAQLIERMREFAPHELADLMDLSDALATLNVGRYASWTMDTTHARQAVMTFNGDVYDGLDARTLSAPQLDYAQGRVRILSGLYGLLRPLDLIHPHRLEMGTRLTTPRGKDLYAFWGDLITRELNGAAREGGARWLVNCASEEYFKSVRPAQLDVPVITPVFEEFKNGKYKIISFYAKRARGMLARYAAVNNILDPEELKRFDVDGYAFAPDASNDSRWVFRRNAA; translated from the coding sequence ATGCTGATAGTGCTTTCCCCCGCAAAGAGTCTCGACCTCGATACGCCCCCCACCACCGATATCGCCACCCGCCCCGCCTTCCTCGACCATTCGGCCCAGCTGATCGAGCGCATGCGCGAGTTCGCGCCGCACGAACTGGCCGACCTGATGGACCTGTCCGATGCGCTGGCCACGCTGAACGTGGGCCGCTACGCCTCGTGGACGATGGACACCACGCACGCGCGCCAGGCCGTGATGACCTTCAATGGCGATGTGTACGACGGCTTGGACGCGCGCACGCTGAGCGCGCCCCAGCTCGACTATGCGCAGGGCCGCGTGCGCATCCTGTCCGGCCTGTACGGGCTGCTGCGGCCGCTGGACCTGATCCACCCGCACCGGCTAGAAATGGGCACGCGCCTGACCACCCCGCGCGGCAAGGACCTGTATGCGTTCTGGGGCGACCTGATCACGCGAGAGCTGAACGGCGCGGCGCGCGAAGGCGGTGCCCGCTGGCTGGTGAATTGCGCGTCGGAAGAGTATTTCAAGTCGGTGCGCCCGGCCCAGCTCGACGTGCCGGTGATCACGCCCGTGTTCGAGGAATTCAAGAACGGCAAGTACAAGATCATCTCGTTCTACGCCAAGCGGGCGCGCGGCATGCTGGCCCGCTATGCGGCCGTCAATAACATCCTCGATCCGGAAGAGCTGAAGCGCTTCGACGTGGATGGCTACGCGTTCGCGCCGGACGCGTCGAACGACAGCCGCTGGGTGTTCAGGCGGAACGCGGCTTGA
- a CDS encoding putative toxin-antitoxin system toxin component, PIN family, which translates to MIPVFSEVTSAEATTAAASAETTSAEATPAGITGAPQRIVIDTNVCLDLFVFRDPRWAGLLAAIESGAVEAITRADCRDEYHIVLHYPHLPLDETTRPASAARFDALIKVVAPPESGVRLPVCTDRDDQKFLELARDAGADVLITKDKALLKLARRLRNAGMFAVIPPEQWALPARADAALE; encoded by the coding sequence ATGATACCTGTATTTTCCGAAGTAACGTCCGCCGAAGCAACAACTGCTGCTGCATCTGCCGAGACAACATCCGCCGAAGCAACGCCGGCCGGCATCACCGGCGCGCCGCAGCGCATCGTCATCGATACCAATGTCTGCCTCGACCTGTTCGTGTTCCGCGACCCGCGCTGGGCCGGCCTGCTGGCGGCGATCGAGAGCGGCGCCGTGGAAGCGATCACGCGGGCCGACTGCCGCGACGAATACCACATCGTGCTGCACTATCCCCACCTGCCGCTGGACGAGACTACCCGCCCGGCCAGCGCGGCGCGCTTCGACGCGCTGATCAAGGTCGTCGCGCCGCCGGAGTCGGGCGTGCGCCTGCCCGTGTGCACCGACCGCGACGACCAGAAGTTCCTGGAACTGGCGCGCGATGCCGGTGCCGACGTGCTGATCACCAAGGACAAGGCGCTGCTCAAGCTGGCGCGGCGCCTGCGCAATGCCGGCATGTTCGCCGTGATCCCGCCGGAACAGTGGGCGCTCCCCGCGCGCGCCGATGCTGCGCTAGAATGA
- a CDS encoding pyridoxal phosphate-dependent aminotransferase, which translates to MSTPSPPAVAPAVHSHAADAFDPADAVTPPLATRLPAVGTTIFTRMSALAAQHDAVNLGQGFPDFACDPRLVDLVAGAMRAGHNQYPPMTGTPALRQAIAAKIGALYGHVYDADAEITVTAGATQALTTAILCAVHPGDEVIVIEPAYDSYMPAIELAGGVVVPVQMALDERGYHVPWERIQAAVSTRTRLIVVNTPHNPTGTVLRDADLEALAGIVRGTDILVLADEVYEHMVYDGERHASMSRHPVLAARSFVVSSFGKTFHTTGWKIGYVAAPAPLMAEFRKVHQYNVFSVNAPMQHGIAGYLADPAPYRELPAFYQNKRDLFRAGLAGSRFELLPADGTYFQCVRYGAISAMPEAAFAEWLTAEVGVAAIPVSAFYRQARESGIVRFCFAKRDETLALALQRLARI; encoded by the coding sequence ATGAGCACCCCATCTCCGCCCGCCGTTGCCCCCGCCGTGCATTCGCATGCCGCCGACGCTTTCGATCCCGCCGATGCCGTGACGCCGCCCCTCGCCACGCGCCTGCCCGCCGTCGGCACCACCATCTTTACGCGCATGTCGGCCCTGGCGGCGCAGCACGATGCCGTCAACCTCGGCCAGGGCTTCCCGGACTTCGCCTGCGATCCGCGGCTGGTGGACCTGGTCGCCGGGGCAATGCGCGCCGGCCACAACCAGTACCCGCCGATGACGGGCACGCCAGCGCTGCGCCAGGCCATCGCCGCCAAGATCGGCGCGCTGTACGGCCATGTCTACGACGCCGACGCCGAGATCACCGTGACGGCCGGCGCCACCCAGGCGCTGACGACGGCCATCCTGTGCGCCGTGCACCCCGGCGACGAAGTGATCGTCATCGAACCGGCCTATGACAGCTACATGCCGGCGATCGAGCTGGCCGGCGGCGTCGTGGTGCCGGTGCAGATGGCGCTCGACGAGCGGGGCTACCACGTGCCGTGGGAGCGCATCCAGGCCGCCGTGTCGACCAGGACGCGCCTCATCGTCGTCAACACGCCGCACAATCCCACCGGCACCGTGCTGCGCGACGCCGACCTGGAAGCGCTGGCCGGCATCGTGCGCGGCACCGATATCCTGGTGCTGGCGGACGAGGTCTACGAACACATGGTGTACGACGGCGAGCGGCATGCGTCGATGAGCCGCCACCCCGTGCTGGCCGCGCGCAGCTTCGTCGTGTCCAGCTTCGGCAAGACGTTCCACACCACCGGCTGGAAGATCGGTTACGTGGCCGCACCCGCGCCCCTGATGGCGGAGTTCCGCAAGGTCCACCAGTACAACGTGTTCTCTGTGAATGCGCCGATGCAGCACGGCATCGCCGGCTACCTGGCCGACCCCGCGCCGTATCGCGAGCTGCCGGCGTTCTACCAGAACAAGCGCGACCTGTTCCGCGCCGGCCTGGCCGGCAGCCGCTTCGAGCTGCTGCCGGCGGACGGCACCTATTTCCAGTGCGTGCGCTACGGCGCCATCTCGGCCATGCCCGAAGCCGCCTTCGCCGAATGGCTGACGGCCGAGGTCGGCGTGGCGGCGATTCCCGTGTCGGCGTTCTACCGCCAGGCCAGGGAATCGGGCATCGTGCGCTTCTGCTTTGCCAAGCGCGATGAAACGCTGGCGCTGGCGCTGCAACGCCTGGCGCGTATCTGA
- a CDS encoding metal-dependent phosphohydrolase encodes MLPHERLRDLDEPDGPGHPGAPPSVLRALNAVQQRLEAIAAAPSHGDPADLRATARDLLHAVDLSADVALACVLRNQVAGSYAMRHSIETAVVAALVGRRLHMRPAHLLSLVSAALALHATGRHDQAVAQAVHCTRAGEPDWFACLLLDHAPDAGAGADVDAAAHLLRMADRYCAGISPRNYRRALLSDDALGRVLELSPDAELAAAFRDEIGPYPPGTVVRLASGEWGIVAHRDGGRPAVFCLRDAAGRTLTVPLPRRVGEDGCAIAAALDDEDSEIRVPMKQVWGPLGSL; translated from the coding sequence ATGCTGCCCCACGAGCGCCTGCGCGACCTCGACGAACCGGACGGACCCGGCCACCCGGGCGCGCCGCCGTCCGTCCTGCGCGCACTGAACGCGGTGCAGCAGCGGCTCGAAGCGATCGCGGCCGCGCCGTCGCACGGCGACCCCGCCGACCTGCGCGCCACCGCACGCGACCTGCTCCATGCCGTCGACCTGTCCGCCGACGTGGCGCTGGCCTGCGTGCTGCGCAACCAGGTGGCCGGCAGCTATGCGATGCGCCACAGCATCGAGACGGCCGTCGTCGCGGCCCTGGTGGGCCGGCGCCTGCACATGCGCCCTGCCCACCTGCTGTCGCTGGTCTCGGCCGCGCTGGCCCTGCACGCCACCGGCCGCCATGACCAGGCCGTGGCGCAGGCCGTGCACTGCACCCGCGCCGGCGAGCCGGACTGGTTTGCCTGCCTGCTGCTCGACCATGCGCCGGATGCGGGCGCCGGCGCGGACGTGGACGCCGCCGCGCACCTTCTGCGCATGGCCGACCGCTACTGCGCCGGGATTTCACCGCGCAATTACCGCCGCGCCCTGCTGTCCGACGATGCGCTTGGCCGCGTGCTGGAGCTGTCGCCCGATGCCGAGCTGGCGGCCGCGTTCCGCGATGAAATCGGGCCGTATCCGCCCGGTACGGTGGTGCGGCTGGCCAGCGGCGAATGGGGCATCGTCGCGCATCGCGATGGCGGCCGCCCCGCCGTATTCTGCCTGCGCGACGCCGCCGGCCGCACGTTGACCGTACCGCTGCCGCGCCGTGTCGGCGAGGACGGCTGCGCGATCGCCGCCGCGCTGGACGACGAGGACAGCGAGATCCGCGTGCCGATGAAGCAGGTGTGGGGGCCGCTGGGCAGCCTGTAG